One genomic segment of Caloranaerobacter ferrireducens includes these proteins:
- a CDS encoding ribonuclease HII, whose translation MLTIERELWEKGYEYIACVDEVGRGCLAGDVVACAVIMPKDLVIEGVNDSKKLSSKKREELYNIILDKAIAVGIGSVDSKTIDKINIKKSAQLAMKKALMSLRDKNNNIIKPDFILIDAEKIDVDIPQMSIIKGDARCHGIAAASIIAKVYRDRKCIEWAEKYKGYGLEQHKGYATKKHREAIRELGPSPIHRLSFLKNILEKEKQLDLFGDMYEDR comes from the coding sequence ATGTTGACTATTGAAAGAGAACTGTGGGAAAAGGGTTATGAGTATATTGCTTGTGTTGATGAAGTTGGAAGAGGATGTCTTGCTGGTGATGTAGTAGCTTGTGCAGTAATTATGCCTAAAGATTTGGTTATTGAAGGTGTAAATGACTCTAAAAAACTTTCTTCTAAAAAAAGAGAAGAATTATATAATATTATACTTGATAAAGCAATAGCAGTTGGAATTGGGTCAGTAGACTCTAAAACAATTGATAAAATAAATATAAAAAAGAGTGCTCAGTTGGCAATGAAAAAGGCTTTGATGTCGTTAAGAGATAAAAATAATAATATTATAAAGCCAGATTTTATCCTAATAGATGCAGAAAAAATAGATGTTGACATACCTCAAATGAGTATAATAAAAGGAGATGCAAGATGTCATGGAATAGCAGCAGCTTCGATAATTGCTAAAGTTTATAGAGATAGGAAATGTATAGAATGGGCTGAAAAATATAAAGGCTATGGATTAGAGCAACATAAGGGGTATGCAACTAAAAAACATAGGGAAGCAATAAGAGAACTAGGTCCTTCACCAATACATAGGCTAAGTTTTCTTAAAAATATTTTAGAAAAAGAAAAGCAACTTGATTTATTTGGTGATATGTATGAGGATAGATAA
- the ylqF gene encoding ribosome biogenesis GTPase YlqF: MNINWYPGHMKKTRELLKANLKLVDIVFELLDARIPISSKNPDIEKIIGNKPRVVILNKCDLADDIANEKWIDYYREKNITAILINAARNIGTEKIIEEANKMLKEKLQKLRAKGIKQKPVRAMIVGIPNVGKSTLINSLSGRKSAKTGNRPGVTRGKQWIKLKGNLELLDTPGILWPKFEDQNVGLNLAFTGAIKDEIMDIETLALRLIERLIEVAPGKLINRYEIKLEGRTPLQVMDEIALKRGCILKGGDIDYSRVAHLILDEFRKGTIGKITLEYPEK; this comes from the coding sequence ATGAATATAAATTGGTATCCAGGTCACATGAAAAAAACAAGAGAATTATTAAAAGCAAACTTAAAGCTTGTTGATATAGTTTTTGAATTACTAGATGCTAGAATACCTATTAGCAGTAAAAATCCTGATATTGAAAAAATTATTGGAAATAAACCTAGAGTTGTAATATTAAACAAATGTGATTTAGCAGATGATATAGCAAATGAGAAGTGGATTGATTATTATAGAGAAAAAAATATAACAGCTATTTTGATAAATGCAGCAAGAAATATTGGTACTGAAAAAATTATTGAAGAAGCAAATAAAATGTTAAAAGAAAAATTACAAAAATTAAGAGCTAAAGGGATAAAACAGAAACCCGTAAGAGCTATGATTGTAGGTATACCTAATGTTGGAAAATCTACTCTAATAAACTCGTTATCTGGTAGAAAAAGTGCTAAGACAGGTAATCGTCCAGGTGTAACTAGAGGTAAACAATGGATAAAATTAAAAGGCAATCTTGAACTGTTAGATACTCCTGGTATACTATGGCCAAAGTTTGAAGATCAAAATGTGGGGCTTAATTTGGCTTTTACAGGAGCAATTAAAGATGAGATTATGGATATTGAAACTTTAGCATTGAGACTAATAGAAAGACTTATTGAAGTAGCACCAGGTAAGTTAATAAATAGATATGAAATTAAGTTAGAAGGTAGAACGCCGCTACAAGTAATGGATGAAATTGCATTGAAGAGAGGTTGTATTTTAAAAGGCGGAGATATAGATTATTCAAGAGTTGCTCATTTAATTTTAGATGAGTTTAGAAAAGGTACTATTGGCAAAATAACATTGGAATATCCAGAAAAATAG
- the rplS gene encoding 50S ribosomal protein L19: protein MDVIKLIEQEQIRNDIPQFNVGDTVQVHYKVKEGNRERIQVFEGIVLKRQGGGSRETFTVRRISYGVGVQRTFPVHSPRIEKIVVTRKGKVRRAKLNYLIGKTGKAARVKEKRDY, encoded by the coding sequence ATGGACGTAATTAAACTAATAGAGCAGGAGCAAATCAGAAATGATATCCCTCAATTTAACGTTGGGGACACAGTTCAAGTACACTATAAAGTAAAAGAAGGAAACAGAGAAAGGATTCAAGTTTTTGAAGGTATTGTACTTAAAAGACAAGGTGGAGGTTCAAGAGAAACTTTCACTGTAAGAAGAATATCCTATGGTGTAGGTGTACAAAGAACATTCCCAGTTCATTCTCCAAGAATTGAGAAAATTGTTGTAACTAGAAAAGGTAAAGTAAGAAGAGCTAAACTAAATTACTTAATAGGTAAGACTGGTAAAGCTGCTAGAGTTAAAGAAAAAAGAGATTATTAA